One genomic region from Diabrotica undecimpunctata isolate CICGRU chromosome 9, icDiaUnde3, whole genome shotgun sequence encodes:
- the LOC140450760 gene encoding uncharacterized protein, producing MWNDWIFVNNLVVLNNGKPTFVRGESRSHIDTLVNESYARKIAGWEVLEDNLYTFHRYIVFETGIKVSKIGRKKVTFNKEAYTRQISNLQEDDTTEFQDFRQKIINAYTSSSSTENVTYTVPYWWNDEMQSKRAECFRLRRTAQRYRTPQHTENYKRAKKELGREIKRAKHSCWHNLCTALEDDVWGEAYRIATKTLRTETPYSLCAKKRKEIANTLFPAKPPQQFTQNNVNVRPVDFSAEEIAIATKSIKLGKAAGPDGVPPEAIKIIIEKNPEMVRRIFNSSRSKCFP from the coding sequence ATGTGGAATGATTGGATATTCGTAAATAACCTAGTAGTGCTAAACAATGGTAAACCCACATTTGTGAGAGGAGAGAGTCGAAGTCACATAGATACCCTTGTGAATGAAAGTTATGCCAGAAAGATTGCGGGCTGGGAGGTGTTGGAGGATAATCTCTACACTTTTCACAGATACATAGTCTTTGAAACTGGCATCAAGGTCTCGAAGATCGGCCGGAAAAAAGTAACCTTTAATAAAGAAGCTTATACAAGGCAGATAAGTAACCTACAAGAAGACGACACTACCGAATTCCAAGATTTCAGACAGAAAATTATTAATGCATACACTTCAAGTAGCTCCACCGAGAACGTCACATATACAGTGCCATACTGGTGGAATGATGAGATGCAGAGCAAGAGAGCCGAATGTTTTAGACTCAGGCGTACGGCACAAAGGTATAGGACTCCACAACACACTGAAAATTATAAGCGAGCTAAAAAAGAATTGGGTAGAGAAATTAAACGGGCGAAGCACTCTTGCTGGCATAACCTATGCACAGCACTAGAAGATGATGTATGGGGCGAAGCCTATAGAATTGCCACAAAAACATTAAGAACAGAGACCCCATACAGCCTCTGTGCAAAAAAACGGAAGGAAATAGCTAATACCCTATTTCCTGCTAAGCCCCCACAACAGTTCACTCAAAATAATGTCAACGTTCGACCTGTTGATTTTTCGGCTGAAGAAATAGCAATAGCGACAAAAAGTATTAAATTAGGAAAAGCAGCTGGTCCTGATGGTGTGCCTCCTGAGGCAATAAAGATCATCATCGAGAAAAATCCTGAGATGGTTCGGAGGATCTTCAACTCCTCCAGAAGCAAATGTTTCCCATAA